The genomic stretch gctCGCCGTGTTCGTTAAACATACAGTGATAGGATGCAGCACACAATTCTAAACCAATCTGGCTACATTTTGGTTTGATCCCAGGGTACAACAGGGATGTCAACAGTTTATGGTGGAAAATTGTAGTGCGAAATAGCCCTTGAGCGTTCTGAGCTAGATCCGCGAAATTTTTGTAATAGACAAGAAGCACATGGAATTTTGTACCTTTTCTGTATGACCTGTTGACACATACTTTTTCAAAGTTGTGAATTCTGAAACTCTTCCattatgtgcaaaattttcggAATGACTGATATTGACTTGCAGTCTCCCATCCTGTTCTTGTCCATGATCGACCCATTGTCCCCTCCTCATGCTTAATGTCATGAGACACCGTTCCTTAGGTCTTGAAGTATTTTCCCTAGTTGAAAGCAGAAAAAATCTTTGTTCGGTAGCATCTCTGAGCATGGATACTCCATCTAAAGATGCATCGATGCGTTGACCTGGTCTCCCGTTTAGAGGATCCAAACTTCAGGGACTTCACAGGGAGACATGTTAACAAAATGGAGGCTGTTGAAGATGTTTAAGGAGTTATCTTAAACATAAAACATAAAGCATCGTAAAGTCGTTGGACGCAGGATTTTGGTGGTTACACAATCGTGTCATTTGCTAATACAGACTGATGGTTTAATCCTTCGTGTTCCTTTGCAGATAAAGATAGTTTTTACTTCTCCAATGGCTCCCAGACAACTTTCatatgtcattttccttttctgttctgAAATCTTGATAAGGATCAAGTACTCTGGCAAAGCTTGTTCAATTTTCCAGCCAAAAATTCTTGCATACttttaagagaaaaagaagacggCGCAACAAATGCTAGTCATATCAAATTGTGTCTGCAACCAGGTCAGAGGTAAATGATATGGAAAGATTACAAGTGCATGAACATCCAGATATGAAACATGAATACGTTAACGTAGTATTCTGTACAACGGAAATCGCACGCCACACATCCACACATGTATAATCATTAACCATTGTCAAGTCCTATCGTATTCCAGAGCTTCATTCATCCGAACCTCCTCGCCAGTACCCTGAATTACTTATCCCACACTCTGACAGGAACTTCTCATAATCTTCCTGAAGTTTTCCATACGCCAGGAAAGCATCCTCAGAAGAACTCTGAGCTTGATCCTCTGATGGACACTGCACAACAGTTTGTGCAAAAGATGAGGACGAAAGCCAGATGGCCCAGtaagcaggaggaggaggctcCATATTTCGTATCTTGCCATCACAGATCATCAGCAGATCCATCGTTACAAAGTTCGCATACTTTTGTTAAGCAAAGAAATAGGAATACGGCGCAAGACTACGATTCTCAGGAGTCATTGACAATGATATAATGATATATATCTAGCCTCTTGATAGTTTGTAAGACTTACTATTTCAAAATGTCATTTTATGGTTTGACTTCACCTCACAATTATCTTAGTTCAAAAAACCGCTTTAACAACCCTGGTGGACGCAGAATTTAGCAGCTCTACAGGAAACCAAAATTACAAGCTAACGAACAAGATCAACCAAAATTACTAGAACAGACAATGTGTGTTAATTAAGAACTTACGCCAATGTCTGATTTAGACGCAGGATCTGAAACGTCTGGCTCTTTGGCATCAAGTAGGGCAGATTTCCATCTCTTACTTTTAGGGACCTCATGGTGTTGCTTTGGCTCTATGATATCTTCCCGTCTCAAATAACCAGCAACTCTAGTGCAGAGGACACTATTTATGCATCTGATGCAAAACGCTATAAGAGGGACCAGAACTAGAAAATAACCGGTGGTTTTAGCCTGATAATTAAATGACATCAATAGCATTCAataatatgcaagataaaaaagTGCCCTCAATCTCTGAAACTACAATAGCATGAGCTTCAAAAGTACTGATTCTAAAGAATCTGAACTTACATATGGTAATGGATGGGAGATCAACACAGTGAAATTCCTTTGCTGTGATAAGGCATCCAGCATCTTCGATGGGTTCCAGCGCTTTTGCGGTATATCAAACTCGagtaatttcttcttctctgtctGACATTGAAAGGCGTGAATAAGTACTGAGGAGCAAAAGATTGGTCCAAATATAAGTGGAATATAAATCAAATAGTGCTGGCCTTGGTTTGAATACCATGATAAAATGAACAGAACAAGTAAACTTGTGATTGCAACAGAAACAGTGAGTTATGTTGACAGATTTTCCAGTATGTTCttgtagaaaaataaattacaaaaaatatcacAGGCCCAAAGTGGCACTTTACTACAAAACTAAGGTCCACAACATAAGGACAAGTTCGCTAATTGAGCACTCGCACAACTCATTCTTCTAGTTGGATTGGATTTTAGAGAATAGTTTCAAGATTTGATACCCTGATCACTTCACAGCATGAAATAGTGGAAAGATGCAGCTCCATATTTATGACTGagaaaaacccaaaaccaaACTTGACTTATCGATAACTATACACAGACAGAAGTAAGCAGGAACACACATATGGCACAAAAATATAGAACCTTCAGTAATGATCTTGCATGGAAATAAAAGGTGGCAGATTATCCTCTAGTACGGTCAAGTTTATAGGTTTATCTCACCTTTTCAGCGCATCTCTTGGATAGAGGAATCTTTAAGACCTGCCCTTCATAAACTAGTTCAAGGTCTGCAATATTTTTGTTGAACGTCGCAATTGTGTGGATAGGTATCCCATACTGCTTTGATATCGAAGACAATGTTTCACCCCTGTGACCATGGTACCATGATTAGCGAGCTGATATGATGTGTACATATATCACAAAACTCTACAAAGGACGAGATCTATGTCTAGCCACAAAACAATTAACTGAAGATCCTGAAAATCTAACAATGATTGGCAGTCACTACAGGCGACACTTTCAGCAAGTAGGAACTGAGCATTTCAATGCTTTTGGTTCAATTTCCTATTTAGCTTGAAAACTCTAGGAACATTATGCTCTGTAACAATGCTAAAATACCATTTGGTTGCACTGGCTAAACAGCAGGATATTTTGTAAAACGCGATAGCATACGTTATTGACAAGTAACTGCGTGATTTGAAGAATCAACCCACGGAATCTATGACAAAATAAAACCCAATGATTTACAAGACTAATGTTTGAGCATGCTGTTGAAAATTCCGACTTACTCTTCGACCACATGAACCGAGAAGTCCTCAGTGAAATCTTGACACTTTAGTATCTTCCTCACGTGAAAGCTCCACGTCTGCCACAAAGACGAAAATTGTCCAGTCGAATCTCTAATTGGGAACTAATGAACATCTTCATTCGGGTTCTCGAGAAAGAAGACAGAAGAGAAATGGATCAAGAGTTGCTTTGCCATCAGCTTGACACTTAATCTTGCTCCCCAGAACAACCGCACTACTGGACCAGTAGTCCTTATCGGATAAAGCAAGAACAAGCATCATCGATTcaaggggagagagagcgagagatggGTACCCCAGCAAGACCTCTAAAATGCTTCCTAAAGGATTTCTGATAGCTAGCCCAGGATTTCAGACAGAACCTGCAAAAGGGAAATGGACAGAACAGGGACGAACAAGACAGCGATGTTATTGTTTTTCATGAACGTA from Rhodamnia argentea isolate NSW1041297 chromosome 2, ASM2092103v1, whole genome shotgun sequence encodes the following:
- the LOC115739429 gene encoding uncharacterized protein LOC115739429, whose product is MEARVNGCPSVELLVSLPSSSSLRTPSSHSPRFCLKSWASYQKSFRKHFRGLAGTWSFHVRKILKCQDFTEDFSVHVVEEGETLSSISKQYGIPIHTIATFNKNIADLELVYEGQVLKIPLSKRCAEKTEKKKLLEFDIPQKRWNPSKMLDALSQQRNFTVLISHPLPYAKTTGYFLVLVPLIAFCIRCINSVLCTRVAGYLRREDIIEPKQHHEVPKSKRWKSALLDAKEPDVSDPASKSDIGCPSEDQAQSSSEDAFLAYGKLQEDYEKFLSECGISNSGYWRGGSDE